A genomic segment from Desulfurispora thermophila DSM 16022 encodes:
- a CDS encoding class I SAM-dependent methyltransferase gives MVNCEIFDLIKKHRRVSFAKFMEWALYHPSQGYYMSPRSKIGAEGDFYTSSNVSPLFGNTLAGQIAQLWQLSGCLNGFNIVEYGAGNGFLTRDILTHLLKHHKTLYENLVYYIVEISPFMRRQQRELLEETFKNKVVWLSRLQELPRICPTVILANELVDAFPVHRLIYQNGQWQEICVTWQEDEDKLLEEAVPIAQRDLLEYIDIYVSSCQEGQIIEVNLVARQWLTELWESLSRGYVLIIDYGGTSQELYNESRLNGTLRAYYRHNVRTDFLSEPGEMDLTADVNFSALQNWASELGFSCLGYTSQMNFLINAGILDLINNSEAYIFNSQTLRDTLQVKKLILPEGMGSRFKVLLLGKNVPDIKPSGFQAVRRGKQGWTTADSARGGF, from the coding sequence TTGGTAAATTGTGAAATATTTGATTTAATAAAAAAACACCGACGTGTAAGTTTTGCCAAATTTATGGAGTGGGCCCTGTACCATCCCAGCCAGGGATATTACATGAGTCCGCGGTCCAAGATTGGCGCAGAGGGAGATTTCTACACCAGTAGCAACGTAAGCCCATTGTTTGGCAACACATTAGCGGGACAGATTGCTCAGCTATGGCAATTGAGCGGCTGTCTCAATGGCTTTAATATTGTGGAATATGGTGCTGGTAATGGTTTTTTAACAAGAGATATCCTGACACATTTATTAAAGCATCACAAAACATTATATGAAAATTTGGTTTATTATATTGTTGAAATTAGCCCTTTTATGCGCCGACAGCAGAGGGAATTGCTCGAAGAGACTTTTAAAAATAAAGTAGTCTGGTTGTCCAGATTGCAGGAATTACCGCGGATTTGTCCCACCGTTATTCTGGCCAATGAGTTGGTAGATGCTTTCCCCGTTCACCGGTTGATCTATCAGAATGGGCAGTGGCAAGAGATCTGTGTAACCTGGCAGGAGGATGAGGATAAACTGTTGGAAGAGGCAGTACCTATTGCTCAAAGAGATTTGTTGGAGTATATTGATATATATGTGTCTTCATGCCAGGAAGGACAGATAATTGAAGTTAATTTGGTAGCCAGGCAATGGCTGACAGAGCTATGGGAAAGTTTGTCGCGAGGGTATGTTTTGATCATCGATTATGGTGGTACGAGCCAGGAGCTGTATAATGAAAGCCGGTTAAATGGTACATTGCGTGCATATTACCGCCACAATGTCAGGACGGACTTCTTGTCTGAACCGGGAGAGATGGATCTAACTGCTGATGTGAATTTTTCTGCTTTGCAAAATTGGGCATCAGAGTTGGGTTTCTCCTGCCTTGGCTATACTTCGCAGATGAATTTTCTTATAAACGCTGGTATTTTAGATTTGATAAATAATAGTGAAGCGTATATTTTTAATAGCCAAACGTTGAGAGATACCTTACAGGTAAAAAAACTAATCCTACCTGAAGGGATGGGTAGCCGCTTCAAGGTTCTTTTGTTGGGCAAAAATGTACCGGATATAAAGCCATCTGGTTTTCAAGCTGTAAGACGCGGCAAGCAGGGTTGGACAACTGCCGATAGTGCAAGGGGAGGATTTTAG
- a CDS encoding PPC domain-containing DNA-binding protein, protein MFPVSVNRGRTLIGRLAKGEDLLDALNRICQEENIRLGKIQAIGALIKASVGYYHQDTQKYSQLTFNEHLELISLQGNISVKDDQPFVHAHVALMKQDGQMFGGHLMPGCQVFACEYIINEFLPEEAEFIRQYDPETGLFLWAE, encoded by the coding sequence ATGTTCCCGGTATCAGTAAATCGCGGGCGCACCTTGATAGGCCGTTTGGCTAAAGGGGAAGACTTATTAGATGCTTTAAACAGAATATGTCAGGAAGAAAACATCAGGCTGGGCAAGATCCAGGCCATAGGCGCATTGATAAAAGCTTCAGTCGGTTATTACCACCAGGATACACAAAAATACAGTCAACTAACATTTAATGAACACCTGGAACTGATCAGTTTGCAGGGAAATATCTCGGTCAAAGATGACCAGCCTTTTGTACATGCGCATGTAGCTTTGATGAAACAAGACGGTCAAATGTTTGGTGGACATTTGATGCCCGGCTGTCAGGTATTTGCCTGTGAATACATCATTAATGAGTTTCTGCCGGAAGAAGCAGAATTCATAAGACAGTATGACCCGGAAACAGGCCTTTTTCTCTGGGCAGAGTAA
- the selB gene encoding selenocysteine-specific translation elongation factor, translating into MHHIIIGTAGHVDHGKTALVKALTGIETDRLKEEKERGISIELGFAYLDLGPWRLGLVDVPGHERFIKNMLAGAGGMDMVMLVIAADEGIMPQTREHLDIIQLLHVKKGLVVLTKVDLVDREWLEMVKDDIEQYLQGTMLEGAPIIETSAVTGYGLDRLKQVLRQMAEDIEKRNNTGPCYLPVDRVFSVTGFGTVVTGTMRSGTVTVGEEVVVLPAGLKSRVRSLQVHGKKVEVAVAGQRVAVNLTALDTTDVPRGSVVAAPGFLQPSYRMDVRLELLGSAKPLKHRSRVRFYLGTAEILGRVILLDREELQPGAVCYASVELENEAVAARGDRFVIRSYSPMHTIGGGTVIEPCAVKHRRYKKETLAELQVKEQGSPMEIISQTLKQKATLLTSAEIVRITGLALTTVEEVLRGADGENAVILLENEGEQYWVDRQLFAHWGHETRNLCEQYHSQYPLRPGVPKEDLHSRKFAFLNQKQWQALLAGLAMDNYIKVVASYIASPTFVPTPSDYLVQKIDALLKKYIESACQPPDFLQAAHMAGISPQQAEEVLGYLLRQGALVKVADGMYFHQQVLDDARNKLVEYLQQKDQISVGEARDILATSRKYALPLLDYFDKQKITKRVGDLRVLAKK; encoded by the coding sequence ATGCACCATATAATCATAGGTACTGCCGGACATGTTGATCATGGCAAGACCGCCCTGGTCAAAGCTTTAACAGGCATTGAAACCGATCGTTTGAAAGAGGAAAAAGAGCGTGGTATATCAATTGAACTGGGTTTTGCTTACCTGGATCTGGGGCCCTGGCGTTTGGGGCTGGTGGATGTGCCCGGTCACGAGCGCTTTATAAAGAACATGCTGGCTGGAGCGGGCGGCATGGATATGGTTATGCTGGTTATTGCCGCCGATGAAGGGATCATGCCACAAACCAGGGAGCATCTAGATATTATCCAGCTCTTGCATGTGAAAAAAGGTCTTGTCGTTTTGACCAAAGTAGATCTGGTTGACCGGGAATGGTTGGAAATGGTCAAGGATGATATTGAGCAATATTTGCAGGGTACCATGTTGGAAGGTGCTCCGATTATTGAGACCTCGGCTGTGACCGGATATGGGTTGGACAGGCTGAAACAAGTATTGAGACAAATGGCCGAGGACATAGAAAAACGCAACAACACGGGACCTTGTTATTTACCTGTAGACCGTGTGTTTTCTGTCACGGGGTTTGGTACAGTAGTGACAGGAACTATGCGCAGTGGTACTGTCACAGTGGGGGAAGAAGTTGTTGTTCTGCCGGCTGGGTTGAAAAGCCGGGTACGCTCTTTGCAAGTGCATGGAAAAAAGGTTGAAGTGGCGGTGGCGGGACAAAGGGTGGCCGTCAACCTGACTGCGCTGGATACTACTGATGTGCCGCGCGGTAGCGTTGTTGCTGCGCCGGGTTTTTTGCAACCGTCTTATCGCATGGACGTTAGACTGGAATTATTGGGCAGTGCCAAACCACTCAAGCACCGGTCCAGGGTAAGGTTTTATCTGGGCACGGCAGAAATATTGGGGCGTGTTATCTTGCTGGACAGGGAGGAGTTACAACCGGGGGCCGTATGTTACGCTTCGGTTGAGCTGGAAAATGAAGCTGTGGCGGCTCGTGGGGATCGCTTTGTGATCAGGTCATATTCACCTATGCACACAATAGGTGGAGGGACAGTAATTGAGCCATGTGCGGTCAAGCATCGCAGGTATAAAAAAGAAACCTTGGCTGAACTACAGGTTAAAGAGCAAGGTTCCCCTATGGAGATAATCAGCCAGACGCTGAAGCAGAAAGCCACCTTGCTCACTTCAGCCGAAATCGTTCGCATTACCGGTTTGGCTCTGACAACAGTGGAGGAAGTGTTGCGGGGTGCAGACGGTGAAAATGCGGTTATATTATTGGAAAATGAAGGGGAACAGTACTGGGTTGATAGACAGCTTTTCGCGCATTGGGGTCATGAGACGCGTAACTTGTGTGAGCAATACCACAGTCAGTATCCTCTGCGGCCCGGTGTGCCTAAAGAAGACTTGCACAGCCGTAAATTTGCTTTTTTAAATCAAAAACAATGGCAGGCTTTGCTGGCTGGACTGGCAATGGACAATTATATAAAGGTTGTTGCCAGTTACATTGCCAGTCCAACGTTTGTGCCAACCCCCTCTGATTATTTGGTTCAGAAAATCGATGCTTTACTTAAAAAGTATATCGAATCAGCCTGCCAGCCGCCGGATTTCTTACAGGCAGCACATATGGCCGGCATTTCGCCCCAACAAGCTGAGGAAGTGCTGGGGTATTTGTTGCGTCAGGGTGCATTGGTCAAAGTTGCTGACGGCATGTATTTTCACCAGCAGGTGCTGGACGACGCCCGGAACAAGTTGGTGGAATACTTACAACAAAAGGACCAGATCAGTGTGGGTGAAGCCAGGGATATTCTGGCTACTTCGCGCAAATATGCTCTGCCACTGCTCGATTATTTTGACAAACAAAAAATAACAAAAAGGGTGGGCGATCTGCGGGTACTGGCTAAAAAATAA
- the selA gene encoding L-seryl-tRNA(Sec) selenium transferase, whose translation MSSLLRKLPAVEHVLQHAEIEVLLSQLPRDVVLEQVRQTIQEWRRMLLENQLPFPDYEKCTEVVSRLAEQVKEKLLPNTRPRLRRVINATGVVLHTNLGRAVLAPTAIEAVITAASGYTNLELDLATGKRGSRYAHVENLLTLITGAEAAMVVNNNAAAVLLCLSTLAKGKEVIVSRGQLVEIGGSFRIPEVMEQSGAFLVEVGATNKTYLRDYERAITPETALLLQVHTSNYRIVGFTRETPLAELVELGQRAGLPVMCDLGSGFLVDMRNLGLPYEPSVPEVVRTGADIVTFSGDKLLGGPQAGIIVGKRVYIEKMRQNPLTRALRIDKMTVAALEATLREYLPGDKNLLSIPTYRMLAMSREEHKHKARELAGLLEEAAGGRAEIEMLEGNSAVGGGAMPTADLPATLIGVKPNNMSVSELATNLRQGEPAVMGRLQDDRLLFDVRTLLKGEEILLAAALAAALTRREAGRGCTI comes from the coding sequence ATGTCTTCATTATTGCGCAAACTGCCTGCTGTAGAACATGTTCTCCAGCATGCCGAAATAGAGGTTTTGCTCTCTCAACTGCCACGCGACGTTGTTTTGGAGCAGGTGCGGCAAACAATTCAAGAATGGCGCAGGATGTTGCTTGAAAATCAACTACCTTTCCCTGATTATGAGAAATGCACGGAAGTTGTTTCGCGGCTTGCTGAGCAGGTAAAGGAAAAGCTGTTGCCAAATACAAGGCCGCGACTGCGCAGGGTGATTAACGCCACCGGTGTTGTCCTGCATACCAATCTGGGCCGGGCGGTATTGGCGCCGACAGCTATTGAAGCGGTAATAACCGCTGCCAGCGGGTATACCAACCTGGAACTGGACCTGGCCACCGGCAAACGTGGTTCCAGATATGCGCATGTGGAAAACCTTTTGACTTTGATCACCGGTGCCGAAGCGGCAATGGTTGTTAACAACAACGCAGCGGCTGTTTTGCTTTGCCTGTCTACTCTGGCCAAGGGGAAAGAGGTTATTGTCTCGCGTGGTCAGCTGGTGGAAATAGGCGGATCTTTTCGCATTCCGGAAGTAATGGAGCAAAGTGGAGCCTTTTTGGTAGAAGTAGGAGCTACCAATAAAACGTACCTGCGTGATTATGAAAGGGCGATCACCCCTGAAACCGCTCTTTTGTTGCAGGTGCACACCAGTAATTACCGGATAGTGGGTTTTACCAGGGAAACCCCACTGGCCGAACTGGTGGAGCTGGGCCAAAGAGCTGGTTTGCCGGTGATGTGCGACTTGGGCAGCGGTTTCTTGGTGGATATGCGTAATCTGGGACTTCCCTATGAGCCGTCTGTGCCCGAAGTGGTAAGGACTGGGGCGGATATTGTCACTTTCTCGGGAGATAAACTACTGGGTGGACCTCAGGCCGGGATTATTGTGGGTAAAAGAGTGTATATTGAAAAAATGCGCCAAAACCCTCTCACCCGGGCGTTGCGGATAGATAAAATGACAGTTGCCGCTTTGGAGGCTACATTGCGTGAATACTTGCCCGGCGATAAAAATCTTCTTAGCATTCCCACATACAGGATGCTGGCCATGTCCCGTGAGGAGCACAAACATAAAGCCAGGGAGCTAGCCGGGTTGCTGGAAGAAGCGGCCGGAGGCAGAGCAGAGATCGAAATGCTGGAAGGCAATTCGGCGGTGGGGGGCGGAGCCATGCCTACGGCCGATTTGCCGGCTACATTAATAGGCGTCAAGCCAAATAATATGAGTGTCTCAGAACTGGCCACCAACTTGCGCCAGGGCGAACCGGCAGTGATGGGTCGTTTGCAGGATGACAGATTACTTTTTGACGTGCGCACTCTCCTCAAGGGAGAGGAAATTCTTTTGGCGGCAGCCTTGGCGGCTGCCCTGACCAGGCGGGAGGCGGGAAGAGGATGCACCATATAA
- a CDS encoding acetate--CoA ligase family protein has protein sequence MHEQKWDEILTSLRPMFDPSSVAIIGASSNPNKPSGQPLVALLKNGYKGKIYPVNPRYTSLHGIPCYPSVTEIPGTVDLAIIAVPARQVLDQMRACSEKKVPAVIIFTSGFAETGPEGAQLQKQLADMAHQNGIRVCGPNCMGIFGARNSLMANFSIDTLPDRVIVQDFLGFISQSGGFGSAVYEIIRDRGIGFSYFISTGNEADVDFAEYIAFLAKDEHTRVIGGYLEGVKDGRKFIQAVDMANRAGKPILLIKTGRHEAAARAAASHTGALVGSDNVYQALFRQKGILRMESIEEMKVALSVLASGKMPGGNKVCIVATSGGSGVLLADKCVEYGLELAELSEETRRKLSLVLPEFASTANPVDITGQVIANPMLLKEALEIIMSDPNFDILILCYWALHDRTELYLEQLADMCRNSGKVVLNLIWGPEQPAIEVVNFLNDMLVPAARETDFAVQALSSLAWYVKRQRELSEPSPLVPIPAGAREKVAGLLGDLAPGSSLGEYKTKQILRCYGIPCTNEILAKDEEQAVRAAKEVGYPVVLKIESPDILHKTEAGGVKLNINDEEELRRAYREINGNALQYKPAARLEGVLVQQMLPAGTELIAGIGHDPVFGSTVLCGLGGIFVEALRDVAMRLLPLTFNEALAMIDELKAQRVLNGIRGRQPVDRVQFAQILVRLAALAHDFPAIAELDINPLIATPGGIVAADGLLVLKKQ, from the coding sequence ATGCATGAACAAAAGTGGGACGAAATTCTAACATCGCTGCGACCCATGTTTGACCCGTCCAGTGTGGCCATCATCGGTGCATCCAGCAATCCAAACAAACCGAGCGGGCAACCTCTGGTAGCCCTATTGAAAAATGGCTACAAAGGAAAGATTTATCCTGTAAATCCGCGGTATACTTCTTTGCACGGAATTCCCTGTTACCCGTCAGTTACAGAGATACCGGGAACAGTGGATCTGGCAATTATTGCTGTTCCGGCCAGACAGGTTTTAGATCAGATGAGAGCTTGTTCAGAGAAAAAAGTACCGGCAGTTATTATCTTTACATCCGGATTTGCCGAGACAGGCCCGGAAGGTGCGCAACTTCAGAAACAACTTGCTGATATGGCTCACCAAAATGGCATAAGGGTTTGCGGGCCAAATTGTATGGGAATCTTCGGGGCGAGAAACTCCTTAATGGCTAATTTTTCCATTGACACTTTACCGGATAGGGTGATTGTGCAAGATTTTTTGGGATTTATTTCGCAAAGTGGAGGGTTCGGCAGTGCTGTATATGAAATAATTCGCGACCGTGGGATAGGTTTCAGTTATTTTATCAGCACCGGGAATGAAGCCGATGTTGATTTTGCCGAGTATATTGCTTTTTTGGCTAAGGACGAGCACACGCGGGTAATTGGCGGATACCTGGAAGGGGTTAAGGACGGGCGAAAATTTATCCAGGCTGTGGATATGGCCAATCGGGCCGGTAAGCCCATCCTGCTGATCAAGACCGGCCGGCACGAGGCGGCTGCCAGAGCGGCTGCATCGCATACGGGGGCACTGGTAGGTTCAGACAATGTCTATCAGGCCCTGTTCCGGCAAAAGGGTATCTTGCGCATGGAGAGCATTGAAGAAATGAAGGTGGCCCTGTCGGTTCTGGCCAGTGGCAAAATGCCGGGTGGCAATAAGGTCTGCATTGTTGCCACTTCTGGCGGAAGTGGGGTTTTGCTGGCGGACAAGTGTGTGGAGTATGGGCTGGAACTGGCTGAACTCTCTGAGGAAACCAGGAGAAAACTTAGTTTGGTATTGCCCGAATTTGCCTCTACAGCCAACCCGGTAGATATCACCGGCCAGGTAATTGCTAACCCCATGTTATTGAAAGAAGCGCTGGAAATAATTATGAGTGACCCCAATTTTGACATATTAATACTTTGCTACTGGGCTCTGCATGACAGAACTGAACTTTATTTGGAGCAGCTGGCTGATATGTGCAGGAACTCCGGTAAAGTGGTCTTGAACTTGATTTGGGGACCGGAGCAGCCAGCTATAGAAGTTGTGAACTTTTTAAACGACATGCTCGTACCGGCAGCGCGGGAAACTGATTTTGCCGTGCAGGCCCTGTCCTCCCTGGCCTGGTATGTAAAACGCCAACGGGAGTTGAGCGAGCCCTCTCCGTTAGTGCCAATTCCGGCCGGGGCCAGAGAGAAGGTAGCCGGGTTGTTGGGTGATCTGGCACCCGGCAGCAGCCTGGGCGAGTATAAAACTAAGCAGATTTTACGCTGTTATGGCATTCCATGCACCAATGAAATACTGGCTAAAGATGAGGAGCAGGCAGTCCGGGCAGCCAAAGAAGTAGGTTACCCGGTTGTTTTAAAAATTGAATCGCCGGATATCTTACACAAAACCGAGGCCGGCGGGGTGAAGCTAAATATTAATGACGAAGAGGAGTTGCGCCGTGCCTACCGGGAAATAAACGGCAACGCTTTGCAGTACAAACCGGCAGCCAGGCTGGAAGGGGTGCTGGTGCAGCAAATGCTGCCGGCAGGTACAGAGTTAATTGCCGGTATCGGACATGATCCTGTTTTTGGGAGCACAGTGTTGTGCGGTTTGGGCGGTATTTTTGTGGAGGCCCTGCGCGATGTGGCCATGCGCCTTTTGCCATTGACTTTTAATGAAGCTCTGGCCATGATTGACGAGCTCAAAGCGCAACGCGTCTTAAACGGTATACGGGGGCGTCAGCCGGTAGACCGTGTCCAGTTTGCCCAGATTCTTGTGCGGCTGGCGGCGCTGGCCCACGATTTTCCCGCTATTGCCGAGCTGGACATTAACCCGCTGATAGCTACACCCGGAGGCATTGTTGCCGCTGACGGTTTGCTGGTCTTGAAAAAACAATAA
- the mqnC gene encoding cyclic dehypoxanthinyl futalosine synthase yields the protein MSRVDILLERVGQGERLSPEQYLTLYLEADLLVLGQAANMVRRRWHKENVITFVIDRNINYTNVCQCGCRFCAFYRRTGDADAYVITENELLQKIAETIQVGGTGVLIQGGLHPDLDLTFFERMLRTIKEHFPGIHVHSFSPPEIAYLAEKSNMDYKQVLARLQRAGLDSLPGGGAEILVDRVRKLISPRKASARVWLDVMRAAHELGMRTTATMMFGHVETPAERIEHMLKIRDLQDETGGFTAFIPWTFQPGRTALGGEPVTAVEYLRLLAISRLVLDNVPNLQVSWVTQGAKVAQVALSFGANDFGSTMLEENVVRAAGVDYRVPMEEIVRCIQDAGFTAVQRTNLYQTVRTF from the coding sequence TTGTCCCGGGTAGATATACTGTTGGAACGTGTTGGGCAGGGTGAGAGGCTGAGTCCCGAACAATACTTGACGTTGTACCTGGAAGCGGATTTGCTTGTCCTGGGTCAGGCAGCCAACATGGTGCGGCGGCGCTGGCACAAGGAGAATGTAATAACCTTCGTGATTGACCGCAATATAAACTACACAAATGTATGCCAGTGCGGATGCCGTTTTTGTGCTTTTTACCGCCGCACTGGTGATGCTGATGCTTATGTTATTACCGAGAATGAGTTGTTACAGAAAATTGCTGAAACCATCCAGGTCGGTGGAACCGGTGTGTTAATCCAGGGTGGTTTACATCCCGATCTGGATCTCACTTTTTTTGAGAGAATGTTACGTACAATAAAAGAGCATTTCCCGGGTATTCACGTGCACTCTTTTTCTCCACCCGAAATAGCATATCTGGCGGAAAAATCGAACATGGACTACAAGCAGGTGTTGGCCAGGTTGCAACGGGCGGGTTTGGACTCATTGCCCGGCGGCGGGGCGGAAATTTTAGTCGACCGGGTGCGCAAACTGATCAGCCCGCGCAAAGCCAGTGCCCGGGTTTGGCTGGACGTGATGCGAGCGGCGCATGAGTTGGGCATGCGGACTACGGCCACGATGATGTTCGGTCATGTGGAAACTCCTGCCGAACGCATAGAACACATGCTCAAAATTAGGGACTTGCAGGATGAAACGGGAGGCTTTACCGCATTTATTCCCTGGACTTTTCAACCCGGTCGCACCGCCTTGGGTGGAGAGCCCGTGACCGCGGTGGAATACCTGAGGCTGCTGGCCATTTCCCGCCTGGTTCTGGATAATGTGCCCAACCTGCAGGTTTCCTGGGTGACTCAGGGTGCGAAAGTAGCGCAGGTAGCATTGTCCTTCGGAGCCAATGATTTTGGCAGCACTATGCTGGAGGAAAATGTGGTGCGGGCAGCAGGAGTGGATTACCGTGTGCCGATGGAGGAGATTGTACGGTGCATCCAGGATGCTGGCTTTACAGCTGTCCAGCGGACAAATCTTTATCAGACTGTACGAACATTTTGA
- a CDS encoding menaquinone biosynthetic enzyme MqnA/MqnD family protein, producing the protein MLNLRLGRVSYLNCLPVYYALEKGLLPFAGELFPGPPTMLNKMLLENKLHITPISSIEYAKNAANCIILPDLAIGADGRVESILFFSKLPVTELEHKRVLVTTSSATSVALLRILFEHYYHVDVEMAAAPPDITAMLNQAEGALLIGDDAIAAHRKVILENWDVLVTDLGLAWKEFTGCKMIYALWVTTRQVMEQMPDQIAVACRLLHDAYRLARQNWPDVIEYGHKLTGFSRAFINDYLDNLIQYSFHAQDQQDLMVFYDYAYKSGILDERAVLHIWEGGNCPG; encoded by the coding sequence TTGCTGAACTTACGCCTGGGCAGGGTTAGCTATTTAAATTGTTTGCCGGTTTATTATGCACTGGAAAAGGGCCTCCTGCCTTTTGCAGGGGAACTGTTTCCCGGTCCGCCCACCATGTTGAACAAAATGCTGCTGGAAAACAAATTGCACATTACGCCCATCTCATCAATTGAATATGCCAAAAACGCTGCCAACTGTATTATTTTACCCGACCTGGCCATTGGAGCCGACGGGCGGGTAGAAAGCATCTTGTTTTTTAGCAAGCTGCCCGTGACTGAACTGGAGCACAAGAGAGTGCTGGTAACCACATCTTCGGCTACGTCTGTAGCCTTATTGCGTATTCTGTTTGAACATTATTACCATGTGGATGTGGAAATGGCTGCCGCACCGCCCGATATTACAGCTATGTTAAACCAAGCGGAAGGCGCCCTGTTAATTGGAGACGATGCTATTGCTGCCCACCGCAAAGTGATACTGGAGAACTGGGATGTCCTGGTAACAGATCTGGGCTTGGCCTGGAAAGAGTTTACCGGGTGTAAAATGATTTATGCTCTCTGGGTGACCACCAGACAAGTAATGGAACAGATGCCTGATCAGATAGCTGTTGCCTGCCGGCTGCTGCATGATGCTTACCGGTTAGCCAGACAAAACTGGCCTGATGTGATTGAATATGGCCATAAATTAACCGGTTTTTCCCGAGCGTTTATCAATGATTATTTGGATAATCTTATTCAGTACAGTTTCCACGCCCAGGACCAACAGGATTTAATGGTTTTTTATGATTATGCTTACAAGAGTGGCATCCTGGACGAGCGAGCGGTGTTGCATATTTGGGAGGGAGGAAATTGTCCCGGGTAG
- the mqnE gene encoding aminofutalosine synthase MqnE — protein sequence MRYIWQDSELADIGEKVLAGQRLDFADGVRLFRSHDLLSIGAMADYVRRQKNGNRAYFIVNRHINHTNICVNRCRFCAFGRDPDSPGAYTLSLDEIEAKALAYRDKGIKEIHIVGGLNESLSLDYYLEMMQRVRRAVPGAVIQSFTAVEIDYYARQNGLSVEEVLRQLREAGLDSLPGGGAEIFAPRVREKLCPKKISGQRWLEVHETAHRLGMRTNATMLYGHIETIEERVEHLLMLREQQDRSGGFLTFIPLAFHPHNTELENLVRTRTTGYDDLKVLAISRLMLDNFDHIKAFWIMVGPKLAQISLAFGVDDLDGTVEEEKIVHDAGADTAQSLTRQQLVDMIRAAGRKPVERDTLYNVIWEG from the coding sequence GTGCGATATATCTGGCAGGACAGTGAGCTGGCTGATATTGGTGAAAAAGTGCTGGCGGGACAGCGGCTTGATTTTGCTGATGGGGTGCGCCTATTTCGCTCCCATGATCTTTTGAGCATTGGGGCTATGGCCGACTATGTGCGCCGGCAAAAAAACGGCAACAGGGCTTATTTTATAGTTAACCGGCATATTAACCATACCAACATTTGTGTAAACAGGTGCCGGTTTTGTGCCTTTGGACGAGACCCGGATTCACCGGGTGCCTATACTCTCAGCCTGGACGAGATTGAAGCCAAAGCTTTGGCCTACCGGGATAAAGGAATCAAAGAGATTCACATTGTGGGTGGCTTGAATGAAAGTTTGAGCCTGGATTATTATCTGGAGATGATGCAGCGGGTGCGGCGCGCCGTGCCCGGTGCGGTTATTCAATCTTTTACCGCTGTGGAGATAGATTATTATGCCCGGCAAAATGGCCTGAGCGTAGAGGAAGTACTAAGGCAGTTGAGGGAGGCGGGATTGGATTCACTGCCCGGTGGAGGGGCGGAGATATTTGCGCCGCGGGTACGGGAGAAGCTCTGTCCCAAAAAAATCAGCGGCCAGCGCTGGTTGGAGGTGCACGAAACAGCGCACAGGCTGGGCATGCGGACCAATGCCACCATGCTTTACGGGCATATTGAAACAATTGAGGAGCGGGTGGAACACCTGCTCATGCTCCGTGAGCAGCAGGACAGGAGCGGAGGTTTTTTGACGTTCATTCCGCTGGCTTTCCATCCCCACAATACTGAACTGGAGAACTTGGTGCGCACCCGCACTACCGGTTATGATGACCTGAAGGTGCTGGCTATATCGCGTTTAATGCTGGACAACTTTGATCACATCAAAGCTTTCTGGATCATGGTTGGCCCCAAATTAGCCCAAATTTCACTGGCCTTTGGTGTAGATGATTTGGACGGAACAGTGGAAGAAGAAAAGATTGTGCATGATGCCGGGGCGGATACGGCTCAGAGTTTGACCAGACAACAGCTTGTGGACATGATCCGGGCTGCGGGAAGAAAGCCCGTGGAAAGGGATACGCTCTACAATGTGATTTGGGAGGGCTAG